The Montipora foliosa isolate CH-2021 chromosome 1, ASM3666993v2, whole genome shotgun sequence genome has a window encoding:
- the LOC138008990 gene encoding uncharacterized protein, which produces MSIVDKAFTNDWFNQTYDLNLEKEELTQLLEVATTNQLFQFDGQLYEQTDDVAMGSPLGPLMANVFMCHLEDKLARDGMVPSLYKRYVDDTLARMPNTDAAADFLATLNGLHPSLKFTMELPSENTIPFIGIQIIKNGTELETRVYRKPTNTGLLLHFQSHVDKRYKTGLLKIMLHRAHALSSTTKAFNEECAELRSIFSRLDYPIGLVNSTINMFILSKPEKKIDDGNTIRIVLPFKDQIAANAVRRQLRDLSRKICVTSQPIFVSKKLEQDLKPKEIKPSVVNRKCVVYKFACDLCDADYVGYTARHLHQRIAEHKYSSIKTT; this is translated from the coding sequence ATGTCAATAGTCGACAAAGCCTTTACCAACGATTGGTTTAATCAAACGTATGATCTTAATCTTGAGAAAGAGGAACTTACTCAGCTTCTTGAAGTTGCCACAACCAACCAACTTTTCCAGTTCGATGGTCAACTGTATGAGCAGACTGATGATGTAGCGATGGGCTCGCCTCTTGGCCCGCTAATGGCCAATGTGTTTATGTGCCACCTCGAGGACAAACTCGCACGCGACGGTATGGTACCCTCTCTTTACAAGAGGTATGTCGACGACACTCTTGCCAGAATGCCTAACACCGATGCTGCTGCTGACTTTTTGGCTACATTGAATGGTCTACATCCGAGCCTGAAGTTTACAATGGAACTTCCTTCTGAGAATACGATCCCTTTCATTGGTATTCAGATCATTAAGAATGGGACAGAACTTGAAACTCGTGTTTACAGAAAGCCGACCAACACCGGTCTACTCTTACATTTTCAAAGCCATGTTGACAAACGTTACAAAACCGGTTTATTGAAGATCATGCTGCATCGTGCCCATGCCCTGTCATCTACGACAAAAGCCTTTAATGAGGAATGCGCAGAGTTGCGCTCTATATTCTCCCGACTTGATTATCCTATTGGCCTCGTAAATTCTACTATTAATATGTTTATTCTATCTAAGCCGGAAAAGAAAATCGATGATGGGAACACAATCAGAATAGTTCTTCCTTTCAAAGATCAAATAGCCGCTAATGCAGTCCGTAGGCAATTACGTGATCTCAGCAGAAAGATTTGCGTCACTTCGCAGCCAATTTTTGTTAGCAAAAAATTGGAACAAGATCTTAAGCCTAAAGAAATTAAGCCGAGTGTTGTAAATCGGAAAtgcgttgtttataaatttgcatgtgatctgtgcgatgcagattatgtcggttATACGGCCCGACACCTTCATCAGCGCATTGCCGAACATAAGTATTCGTCtatcaagacaacgtga